Genomic window (Solidesulfovibrio fructosivorans JJ]):
AAAAACGTTCAAAGGGGGATGGGGGACAATCTCATTCGAGGCTTCGGAAAGTAAAATTCCTTCTCCCTTCGCCCCGAAGGGGCGACGGCGTGGTGGCGGCTGCATTTGCCGGGACGAGCTTGTCGCGAAGCGACATGCAGCGTCCCGGCAAATGCAGCCGCCATCTTCACCTCTCCGACCTCCCGCCAAACCGGCCAAGCCTCCGCCCGGCCAAAGCCGAGTCGGGGGGCCCGGGGGGCGCGCCCGCCCCCCGGCGGAGTGCAGAGGCAGAGCCTCTGCCGGGGTCTGGGGCAGCGCCCCAGCCTGCCTGCGCCCCCGCCTCGCGCTAGCCGCCGAGCGGCAGGCGGACGCGAAACACGGTGCCTTCCTCGCGGGTGGAAGAGAAGTCCACGGCGCCGCCGAGGTAGCGTTCGGTGAGGAGTTTGATGCTGTAGGTGCCGAGCCCCCGCCCCATTCCCTTGGTGGAGAACGACCGGTTGAAGATGCGCATGCGCACGCTTTTGGGGATGACGGCGTCGTTTTGGACCCAGAATTCCACCCGGTTTTCGTCCGGACGGCAGCCCAGGCGCACGACGCCGCCCGGGGCGGTGGCTTCCAGGGCGTTTTTGACCATGTTGCCGAGCACCCGGCGCAGCAGCACCGGGTCCGATTCGAAGGTTGTCTCCGGGCATTCGCCGCAGATCTTGAGGATTTTGCCTCTGGCTTGTTCCGTGCTCTGAAAGGTCGCTTCCACGATCGTGAGCATGTTATTGGGGAGCAAGGGCGTCAAATGGACTTGCAGCTCGTTGCTTTCGGCGGCCAGGAGTTGCTTTTGGTATATGATTTCGTCGGTCAGCTGCGCCATGGCTTGATAAATGAACTGGGCATCGGGACGCAGTTTTTCGTGGACCTCGTCAACGAGAAACTCCATGAGCCCTTTGAGGCTGCCCACGGTGTTGAGCATGTCGTGGAAAAAAATACGTTCCAGGATACGGTGGCGTTTTTCGTGGCTGATGTCGGTGATGGAGAAGATGATGAATTTTTCGGCCTCCACAGTCGTGGAGGCGGTGGAAACTTGAAGGTCCAACGCCTCGGGGACGCCGTTGGTCTGACGGCGGAGGTTGCATTCTTGGACGTTGTCGCGGCCGGCCAGGCCAAGCAGGATGGAGCGTACGGCCCCGCAATGCACGCAGAAATCTCCTGTACCGCAGCCATTGGGCGCGCTGGCTGCGTGCACGCAATGAAATGCCTCGCCCGGTCGTTTGCCGAGCGCCTCGCGGATGTCCGTCGCGCCTATGGCGTCGAGGAACTTGCGGTTGCCGAAGACCACCTGGCGGCAGCGGTTGAGCACCATGGCGATGACCGGGATGGCGTCGAGGACGCCCGGGATCTCGTGGTTGGAGAGCACCGCGAATTGGCGGCGGATTTCCTCGACGGCGGCGCGTTCGGCCGGGGCGAAACAAGTCTGGTCGGGGGCGGGCATGGGCGCTCCTGGCTTGTATGCTGCTTACGTATTGTAGGAAGATGGGGTCGAATGTAAAGCCCTGGCACGCGCTTTCGCCGGGCCTTGAACAAACCGGCCGCATCTGCTTTGGTGGGCCGTCATGATGCGCCGTCTTGTCCTGACCGATTTCATGGCCCACGCGCACACGGTTTTCGAATTCGCGCCCGGGCTCAATGTCCTGACCGGCCCCAACAACACCGGCAAATCCGCCGTTGTCGAGGGGTTGCGCTGTCTGGCCCAGAATCCGACCCCGGGCCACTGCATCCGCCACGGGGCCCGCGAGGCCCGGGTGTCGGCGGAGTTCGACGACGGCACGGTGGTCACCTGGGTGCGCCGGCCCAAGTATGCCCTCTACGAGCTGACCCGTCCGGGGGCGGAGGAGCCGGAAGTCTACGCCAAGTTCGGCCGCACGCCGCCCGAGGACATCCTGGCCGTGCTGCGCCTGTCGCCGGTCCCCATCGAGGGGGGCGACCCCGTGGATGTGCACATCGGCAACCAGCG
Coding sequences:
- a CDS encoding sensor histidine kinase, which encodes MPAPDQTCFAPAERAAVEEIRRQFAVLSNHEIPGVLDAIPVIAMVLNRCRQVVFGNRKFLDAIGATDIREALGKRPGEAFHCVHAASAPNGCGTGDFCVHCGAVRSILLGLAGRDNVQECNLRRQTNGVPEALDLQVSTASTTVEAEKFIIFSITDISHEKRHRILERIFFHDMLNTVGSLKGLMEFLVDEVHEKLRPDAQFIYQAMAQLTDEIIYQKQLLAAESNELQVHLTPLLPNNMLTIVEATFQSTEQARGKILKICGECPETTFESDPVLLRRVLGNMVKNALEATAPGGVVRLGCRPDENRVEFWVQNDAVIPKSVRMRIFNRSFSTKGMGRGLGTYSIKLLTERYLGGAVDFSSTREEGTVFRVRLPLGG